The Humulus lupulus chromosome 4, drHumLupu1.1, whole genome shotgun sequence genome has a window encoding:
- the LOC133830613 gene encoding heparanase-like protein 1, giving the protein MECYLSLVVFLISLPAVFAQVQDTAYSNIIVDGARAAAKIDQNYICATLDWWPHDKCNYNQCPWGYASIINLNLSHPILFKAIKAFKPLRIRIGGSLQDRVLYDVESLKDPCHPFQKRKGGLFGFSRGCLHLTKWDELNLFFSKTGAIVTFGLNALHGRHLIYKSTWGGDWDSGNAYDFMKYTVLKGYQIDSWEFGNELCGNGVGARVSPEQYGKDLINLRRIINELYEKSEIKPTLIAPGGFYDQKWFTKLLQVTGSGVVNIISHHLYNLGAGDDPRLVSRILSPHYLNKTATTFIDLDQNLKQHGPWASAWVGESGGAYNSGGRNVSDTYIDSFWYLDQLGMAAVYNSKVYCRQSLIGGNYGLLDKDTFLPNPDYYSALLWNQLMGENVLSVMTNASPFLRIYAHCAKERAGITLLLINISNQTEFILKIENGLSELVNPKTTIHIQSSFIRGIKRSVSWVGRKTSDEPLYREEYLLTPANGQLRSKTMLLNGTPLGITKDGNIPNLEPTLADVNSPLSIISRSIKFVVLPNFDAPACA; this is encoded by the exons ATGGAATGTTACCTCTCCTTAGTTGTCTTTCTGATTTCTCTCCCAGCTGTTTTTGCTCAAGTGCAAGATACTGCATATAGTAATATTATAGTAGATGGAGCTAGAGCTGCTGCAAAAATAGATCAAAACTATATTTGTGCCACACTTGATTGGTGGCCTCACGATAAATGTAACTACAACCAATGTCCATGGGGGTATGCCTCCATAATCAATTTG AATTTATCCCATCCTATACTTTTCAAGGCAATTAAAG CATTCAAGCCTTTGAGGATCAGAATTGGAGGTTCTTTGCAAGACCGAGTATTGTACGATGTAGAAAGTTTAAAAGATCCTTGCCATCCGTTTCAAAAAAGGAAAGGTGGATTGTTTGGGTTTTCAAGAGGATGTTTACATTTGACGAAGTGGGATGAGCTGAACCTGTTTTTTAGTAAGACGGG AGCCATTGTGACATTTGGCTTGAATGCTCTTCATGGGAGGCACCTTATCTACAAGAGTACTTGGGGAGGAGATTGGGACTCTGGCAATGCTTATGATTTTATGAAGTATACTGTCTTAAAGGGATATCAGATAGATTCATGGGAGTTTG GTAATGAGCTGTGTGGAAATGGCGTTGGAGCAAGAGTTTCTCCTGAACAATATGGAAAAGACTTGATTAATCTGAGGAGAATAATCAATGAGTTGTATGAAAAGTCTGAGATAAAGCCCACACTTATTGCACCTGGAGGCTTTTATGATCAGAAGTGGTTCACTAAGCTTCTACAGGTCACAGGTTCAGGTGTAGTGAATATCATTTCCCATCACCTCTACAATCTGGGTGCAG GTGATGATCCCAGACTTGTTAGTAGAATACTGAGTCCCCATTACTTAAACAAGACAGCAACCACATTCATTGATCTTGACCAAAACTTGAAACAGCATGGTCCTTGGGCTTCTGCATGGGTTGGAGAGTCTGGAGGGGCCTATAACAGTGGTGGTCGTAATGTTTCTGATACATATATCGACAGTTTTTG GTACTTAGATCAGCTTGGAATGGCAGCTGTGTATAATTCTAAAGTGTATTGCAGACAGTCACTAATTGGCGGGAACTATGGTCTCCTTGACAAAGACACATTTCTTCCCAACCCTGATTACTACAG TGCACTGCTATGGAACCAACTAATGGGAGAGAATGTTCTTTCTGTTATGACCAATGCTTCGCCATTTCTACGTATTTATGCCCATTGTGCCAAGGAAAGA GCGGGCATAACTCTACTTCTGATCAACATAAGCAACCAGACTGAATTTATTCTCAAAATTGAAAATGGTTTGAGTGAGTTGGTGAATCCAAAGACTACCATTCACATACAAAGTTCTTTCATTCGTGGCATCAAGCGATCGGTTTCTTGGGTTGGAAGAAAAACATCAGATGAGCCATTGTATAGAGAAGAATACCTTTTGACACCAGCAAATGGACAATTAAGAAGTAAAACAATGCTTCTGAATGGTACTCCACTGGGGATTACAAAAGATGGAAACATCCCAAATCTAGAACCAACCCTTGCTGATGTAAACTCACCACTCTCCATCATTTCTAGGTCCATCAAATTTGTTGTATTGCCTAACTTTGATGCCCCAGCTTGTGCCTGA
- the LOC133830614 gene encoding uncharacterized protein LOC133830614 isoform X1, with the protein MAIIGDALRQAFMQKPEYESLKEEDRALGKLQRPFLVAFMAVVCLVVVVCVIITLRMVFPADPGSRPFCGDRGLQPLPINVKGGDSDLFPHSFYLTDQETVDYFWMVCFVPTMITFLLTVVYLIAGITVAYSSPMRHICLKVVENSYCASKRGGVRCLSILNAIFAIVFGLLALFFGSSLLTLGNNCSKPLFWCYEFASWGLVILYGGTAFFLRRKAANLDNGDSSQNHGLEMFVANPLEVTPGVERRISEGFKAWMGSSYLSSDEEDEPDHEVSPLTRTNSNRQTV; encoded by the exons ATGGCGATTATTGGGGACGCGCTTCGTCAGGCGTTTATGCAGAAGCCGGAGTACGAAAGCCTCAAGGAAGAAGACAGAGCATTGGGCAAACTTCAGCGACCTTTCTTGGTAGCTTTCATGGCTGTAGTTTGTCTCGTCGTTGTGGTATGCGTGATTATTACGTTGAGGATGGTTTTTCCGGCTGACCCTGGGAGCAGACCATTCTGCGGTGACCGGGGGCTTCAGCCACTTCCGATCAACGTTAAAGGAGGGGATTCTGATCTCTTTCCGCATTCTTTTTATCTTACGGATCAGGAAACTGTGGATTATTTCTGGATGGTTTGCTTCGTTCCTACTATGATCACTTTCTTGCTAACTGTTGTGTATCTGATAGCGg GCATTACCGTTGCTTATTCTTCTCCAATGAGACATATTTGCTTAAAGGTCGTTGAAAATAGCTATTGTGCTTCAAAACGAG GTGGGGTCCGCTGTTTGTCCATTTTAAATGCTATTTTTGCAATTGTGTTTGGTCTTCTTGCTTTGTTTTTTGGTTCAAGCCTCTTGACACTGGGGAATAATTGCTCCAAACCCCTCTTTTGGTGCTATGAGTTTGCATCTTGGGGTTTGGTTATTCTGTACGGGGGAACTGCTTTTTTCCTGAGAAGGAAAGCAGCCAATCTCGACAATGGAGATTCCAGTCAAAACCATGGGCTTGAGATGTTCGTAGCcaaccccttggaagtcacaccAGGTGTTGAAAGACGGATTAGCGAAGGTTTTAAGGCATGGATGGGGTCATCCTACTTATCCTCTGACGAGGAAGATGAACCTGACCATGAGGTGTCTCCCTTAACACGTACCAACTCAAACAGGCAGACAGTCTAA
- the LOC133830614 gene encoding uncharacterized protein LOC133830614 isoform X2: protein MAIIGDALRQAFMQKPEYESLKEEDRALGKLQRPFLVAFMAVVCLVVVETVDYFWMVCFVPTMITFLLTVVYLIAGITVAYSSPMRHICLKVVENSYCASKRGGVRCLSILNAIFAIVFGLLALFFGSSLLTLGNNCSKPLFWCYEFASWGLVILYGGTAFFLRRKAANLDNGDSSQNHGLEMFVANPLEVTPGVERRISEGFKAWMGSSYLSSDEEDEPDHEVSPLTRTNSNRQTV, encoded by the exons ATGGCGATTATTGGGGACGCGCTTCGTCAGGCGTTTATGCAGAAGCCGGAGTACGAAAGCCTCAAGGAAGAAGACAGAGCATTGGGCAAACTTCAGCGACCTTTCTTGGTAGCTTTCATGGCTGTAGTTTGTCTCGTCGTTGTG GAAACTGTGGATTATTTCTGGATGGTTTGCTTCGTTCCTACTATGATCACTTTCTTGCTAACTGTTGTGTATCTGATAGCGg GCATTACCGTTGCTTATTCTTCTCCAATGAGACATATTTGCTTAAAGGTCGTTGAAAATAGCTATTGTGCTTCAAAACGAG GTGGGGTCCGCTGTTTGTCCATTTTAAATGCTATTTTTGCAATTGTGTTTGGTCTTCTTGCTTTGTTTTTTGGTTCAAGCCTCTTGACACTGGGGAATAATTGCTCCAAACCCCTCTTTTGGTGCTATGAGTTTGCATCTTGGGGTTTGGTTATTCTGTACGGGGGAACTGCTTTTTTCCTGAGAAGGAAAGCAGCCAATCTCGACAATGGAGATTCCAGTCAAAACCATGGGCTTGAGATGTTCGTAGCcaaccccttggaagtcacaccAGGTGTTGAAAGACGGATTAGCGAAGGTTTTAAGGCATGGATGGGGTCATCCTACTTATCCTCTGACGAGGAAGATGAACCTGACCATGAGGTGTCTCCCTTAACACGTACCAACTCAAACAGGCAGACAGTCTAA
- the LOC133832356 gene encoding uncharacterized protein LOC133832356 yields MSPLLFVLIMECLTRSLQHATQISKFRYHPMCKSLKLINLCFADDLILFCKGTRSDVSIFKEVLVKFSAATGLSINANKSDIYFGGVTATERRIIAQEIQLPEGSFPLRYLGVPMRPTKWRHEDCDIILHKIILKLLSWTSRHLSFAGRMLLIHSVLFGLRNYWMSVFVLPQSIIKEVEKIFRGFLWGASGNRKNSDLVWVKWIKDIYLKGVNFWNYILKPDSSWYWRKLCHLRSKFSKTEILAAGVSGRFKPSKLYNSTLNQQLVGYHHAVWCKLTLPKH; encoded by the exons ATGTCTCCCCTTCTATTTGTGCTTATTATGGAGTGTTTGACTAGGAGCCTTCAACATGCTACTCAGATTTCTAAATTCAGATATCACCCCATGTGTAAGAGCCTTAAGCTTATCAATTTGTGCTTTGCTGATGATTTGATTCTTTTTTGTAAAGGAACTCGTTCGGATGTTAGCATTTTTAAAGAGGTCCTAGTGAAGTTTAGTGCTGCTACTGGTCTCTCTATAAATGCTAATAAGTCTGATATTTACTTTGGAGGAGTCACTGCAACCGAGAGAAGGATTATTGCCCAAGAGATTCAGTTACCTGAAGGATCCTTCCCTCTTAGGTATCTTGGGGTGCCTATGAGGCCTACTAAGTGGAGACATGAGGATTGTGATATAATTCTTCACAAAATCATATTGAAACTGTTGTCTTGGACCAGTAGGCATCTGTCCTTTGCAGGTCGAATGCTTCTCATTCACTCAGTTCTTTTTGGTCTTAGGAATTACTGGATGAGTGTCTTTGTCTTACCTCAGAGCATTATTAAGGAGGTTGAGAAGATTTTCCGAGGATTTCTGTGGGGAGCTTCAGGGAACAGGA AAAATTCGGATTTAGTTTGGGTCAAATGGATCAAGGATATCTATCTGAAGGGTGTCAATTTCTGGAATTATATTTTGAAACCAGAtagtagctggtattggaggaaattaTGCCATTTAAGGAGCAAATTCAGTAAGACAGAGATACTTGCTGCTGGGGTTTCAGGGAGGTTTAAGCCTTCGAAACTGTATAACAGTACCTTAAACCAGCAGCTGGTGGGTTATCATCATGCTGTTTGGTGTAAGCTGACTCTCCCTAAGCACTGA